The Dunckerocampus dactyliophorus isolate RoL2022-P2 chromosome 1, RoL_Ddac_1.1, whole genome shotgun sequence genome has a segment encoding these proteins:
- the LOC129182731 gene encoding sodium- and chloride-dependent GABA transporter 2-like, with amino-acid sequence MTDSKVQQGGALKQTLIYKDGLHARGQWASKAEFLLAVAGQIIGLGNVWRFPYLCYKNGGGVFFVPYLLFLVLCGIPLFLLETSLGQYTSLGGVSAWRSVCPLFGGLGYASQVMILHGCVYYIVILAWALFYLSYSFHAELPWSHCNNSWNTEACFLFDYRNHTGNVSSLPENATSPVIEFWEREVLHLSNSLDQLGPINWKLAVCLGVVWLVCYFCVWKGVKSTGKVVYLTATFPYVMLFVLLVRGATLPGAAQGIIYYLKPNHTRLADPEVWMDAGTQIFFSYGICLGSLTALGSYNKYNNDCYKDSFLLCLLNSSTSFLAGFAIFSVLGFMAKEQGVDIATVAQSGPGLAFIAFPRAVAMMPLPQLWAVCFFLMIIMLGLDTQFVSLEALMTSVTDLYPHLIRRGHRRELLLLFVCVVCFLIGLVMVTPGGLYVFQIYDHFSCSGASLLLLSIFQSIAIGWVYGAERFSSNIRDMTGHDPLLLFKLCWKYLTPAVCTATFLFSLVCWSPLSFGNGLVAPGWATALGWLLTLSSVSLLPVWAIYALAVTPGTLAQRFQRLCNPTTNSPQVFEHFSGISTAYSPALKLTEKPKDAISDVIQDYVA; translated from the exons ATGACTGACAGCAAAGTCCAACAAGGAGGCGCACTCAAGCAGACGCTAATCTACAAAGATGGCCTGCATGCCAGGGGCCAGTGGGCTAGCAAGGCTGAGTTCCTTCTGGCCGTGGCGGGGCAGATCATCGGCCTGGGCAATGTGTGGAGGTTCCCTTACTTGTGCTACAAGAACGGAGGAG GTGTGTTCTTTGTACCTTACCTTTTGTTCCTGGTGCTATGTGGCATCCCACTGTTCCTCCTGGAGACTTCACTGGGCCAGTACACCAGCTTGGGAGGGGTCAGTGCCTGGAGATCAGTGTGTCCATTATTTGgag GTCTCGGCTATGCCAGTCAGGTGATGATCCTGCATGGATGTGTGTACTACATCGTCATTCTGGCCTGGGCTCTCTTCTACCTGTCATACAGCTTTCACGCAGAGCTGCCTTGGTCGCACTGTAACAACTCGTGGAACACTG AGGCGTGTTTCCTGTTTGACTATCGCAACCACACCGGCAATGTGAGCAGCCTGCCTGAGAATGCCACTTCCCCTGTGATAGAGTTTTGGGA gAGAGAGGTGCTCCACCTGTCCAATAGCTTAGACCAGCTCGGTCCAATTAATTGGAAGCTAGCGGTGTGTCTCGGCGTTGTCTGGCTCGTTTGTTACTTCTGTGTGTGGAAGGGCGTCAAATCCACAGGGAAG GTGGTGTACCTCACAGCCACCTTTCCATATGTGATGCTGTTTGTGCTTCTGGTGCGTGGTGCCACCCTCCCTGGAGCAGCCCAGGGCATCATCTACTACCTCAAACCCAACCACACTCGCTTGGCAGACCCAGAG GTATGGATGGATGCAGGTACCCAGATATTTTTCTCTTATGGAATCTGTTTGGGGAGTCTCACAGCGCTCGGCAGTtacaacaaatacaacaatgattGTTATAA ggacTCTTTCCTTTTGTGCCTCTTGAACAGTAGCACCAGTTTCCTGGCAGGGTTCGCCATCTTCTCAGTACTGGGCTTCATGGCAAAGGAGCAAGGCGTGGATATCGCCACTGTGGCTCAATCGG GTCCTGGCCTTGCCTTTATCGCTTTCCCCAGAGCTGTAGCAATGATGCCTCTTCCACAACTCTGGGCCGTCTGCTTCTTCCTCATGATCATCATGCTGGGACTGGACACACAA TTTGTGAGTCTGGAGGCGTTGATGACGTCTGTGACCGACTTGTACCCCCATCTGATCAGACGTGGACACCGGcgggagctgctgctgctgtttgtctGCGTCGTCTGCTTCCTGATTGGACTGGTCATGGTCACGCCG ggTGGTCTGTATGTGTTCCAGATATATGATCATTTCTCCTGCAGTGGAGCCAGCCTGCTGCTTCTCTCCATCTTCCAGTCTATTGCAATTGGCTGGGTCTATG GTGCTGAGCGTTTCAGTTCCAACATCAGGGACATGACGGGCCACGACCCCCTGCTTCTCTTCAAGCTGTGCTGGAAATACCTGACGCCAGCCGTGTGCACT GCCACCTTCCTGTTCTCCCTGGTGTGTTGGTCTCCACTGAGCTTCGGGAACGGCCTCGTTGCTCCAGGTTGGGCAACGGCGCTCGGCTGGCTCCTCACCCTCTCCTCCGTGTCTCTGCTCCCTGTCTGGGCCATCTACGCTCTCGCCGTGACGCCCGGCACCCTCGCGCAG CGCTTTCAACGTCTGTGCAACCCCACCACGAACTCGCCACAGGTGTTCGAACACTTCTCCGGCATCTCGACCGCCTACAGCCCTGCACTTAAGCTCACCGAGAAGCCAAAGGACGCAATCAGCGACGTCATCCAGGACTACGTGGCTTAG